The Thamnophis elegans isolate rThaEle1 chromosome Z, rThaEle1.pri, whole genome shotgun sequence genome contains a region encoding:
- the EN2 gene encoding LOW QUALITY PROTEIN: homeobox protein engrailed-2 (The sequence of the model RefSeq protein was modified relative to this genomic sequence to represent the inferred CDS: inserted 1 base in 1 codon; deleted 3 bases in 2 codons): MEENEQHPGDGGAEPPPEEASSGSDGEASRRRALLAPRVLQAPGNHPHPPAPRXTNFFIDNILRPEFGRRKEGGGGGGGSSSRDNSPERRRRRQPPPAPQQQPPTPHLLDARSPSAAPAAGSLAEGGDGGSGGPKTGVPAKKGSDCGELVGALKSGGGSGGGGDLSLQLGSDSSQASSYPGGQPMLWPAWVYCTRYSDRPSSGPRSRKPKKKNPNKEDKRPRTAFTAEQLQRLKAEFQTNRYLTEQRRQSLAQELSLNESQIKIWFQNKRAKIKKATGSKNSLAVHLMAQGLYNHSTASKDGKSDSE; this comes from the exons ATGGAGGAGAACGAGCAGCACCCGGGCGACGGTGGCGCCGAGCCGCCGCCGGAGGAGGCCAGTAGCGGCAGCGACGGAGAGGCCAGCCGGAGGAGGGCCCTGCTCGCG CCCCGCGTGCTCCAAGCGCCGGGCAACCACCCGCACCCGCCTGCACCGC CCACCAACTTCTTCATCGACAACATCCTTCGCCCGGAGTTTGGCcgcaggaaggagggaggaggcggcggcgggggcAGCAGCAGCCGCGACAACAGCCCGGAGCGCCGGCGTCGGCGACAACCGCCACCGGCACCGCAGCAGCAGCCGCCGACACCTCACCTGCTGGACGCCAGGAGTCCTTCGGCTGCCCCGGCCGCGGGTTCCCTGGCCGAAGGAGGCgacggcggcagcggcggccccAAGACTGGAGTCCCCGCCAAAAAGGGAAGCGACTGCGGGGAGCTGGTCGGAGCCTTGAAGTCCGGCGGCGGCAGCGGGGGC GGCGGGGACCTGTCGCTCCAGCTCGGATCGGACAGCTCGCAGGCCAGTTCATATCCCGGTGGGCAGCCTATGCTGTGGCCGGCCTGGGTCTATTGCACCCGCTACTCGGACAGGCCTTCCTCAG GCCCCCGATCGCGAAAACCAAAGAAGAAGAACCCGAATAAGGAGGACAAGCGGCCGCGGACGGCCTTCACCGCGGAGCAGCTGCAGAGACTGAAGGCGGAGTTCCAGACCAACAGGTACTTGACGGAGCAGCGACGCCAGAGCCTAGCTCAGGAGCTGAGCCTCAACGAGTCCCAGATCAAAATCTGGTTCCAGAACAAACGAGCCAAGATCAAGAAAGCCACCGGCAGCAAAAACTCTCTGGCGGTGCACCTCATGGCACAAGGGTTGTATAACCACTCCACCGCCTCGAAAGACGGCAAGTCCGACAGCGAGTAG